The following nucleotide sequence is from Photobacterium gaetbulicola Gung47.
AGATTGATGCTGGTGTGATCGTAGGTAGCCTTGGGGTGGGGGCGATCACTGAGCTAGCCCTGACTCGCGATATCCGCATCTTGTCTTTCAGCGATGAGGAAATTGCGAAAATCAATCAAGCTAATGCGTCTTACAGTGGACTGGATGTCGATGCTGACAGCTACCGCAATGTTCCCGCTTTTCAAGCGCCAGCAGTGTGGAATGTCTTGGTGGTAAAAGGTGACTTGGATAAAGATCTCGCTTACGAGATGACCAAGGTCGCGTTCGATAACATCGACACAATCCGTCAGTCTATTGGTGTGACTAAGTTCACCACCGTTGAAAACATGAACAAACTGGCGGGTATTCCTCTTCACCCTGGCTCTCAGCAGTTCATGGATGAGAAAAAATAGGACCACCGAAGTGATGCCTGACGGGAACGGCAGGTGAACCAATCCCCCCGAAGCGATTCGGGGGCGATATACCCAGGTAACTTTATAGTTGAGATTCAGCGCTGCACGTTGAGGCTTCAGCTTGACGTACATTGGGTATAGATACATTGCCGCATACAAGGAGTTCGCAATGACTAATTCTTCGGCGTTAAATCACAGGGTCACTGAGCGGTTAATGCAACTGGCCACCGTTGCTGCCATTGCATTATCAGTGTTTCAAATTTGGCAGGGGGTAACTGCCAACCTCTCCGCACCTGTATTTCGCCCCGTCCACTTATGTTGGATCCTCGCGCTTGTCTTTCTTGTCAGGCCGCTGGTAAAAGAGGACAACCGATTTTACCTGCCTGCAAGGCTTATCGACTTAGCCATGGTCCTTGCTACCTTGTGGGCTGCGCAGCATATTGTCCGGTTTGATTATGACGATATTGGCTTTTTGCTTGACGGCCTGGGAGCAGACGATGTGCTTGCCGGCTCGATTTCAATTGTCACATTGCTTGAAGCGACTCGCCGGACCGTTGGCATGGTCATGGTGGTTATTGCCGCGATTTTTATGGCCTACGCCATGTTCGGCGACATTTTGCCAGCCAGCGTGGCGAGCAAAGGTTTTGCGCTGGATGAAATCATCCGCTTTCACATTTATTCTACCAACGGCGTCTTCGGTGCGCCGCTGGCAATTGCAGCAGGGGTCGTTTTCATTTTTGTGCTGTTTGGTGCCTTCCTGCAAGTGACCGGAGCCGGTCAGTTCTTTATTGATGCGGCATTTGCCGTTGCGGGTAAATACCGTGGAGGTCCTGCCAAGGCGAGTGTCGTGGCATCAGCGGCACTGGGCTCTATCTCAGGTTCGGCCATTGCCAACACGGTGACAACCGGTGCCTTGACTATCCCAATGATGAAAAAGCTCGGCTATAAGCCAGAGCAGGCTGCGGGTATTGAAGCTGCAGCCTCTACAGGCGGGCAAATCATGCCGCCGGTAATGGGGGCCGGAGCCTTCGTGATGGCACAATTCACCGGTATTGCCTATAGCGAAATTCTGTTGGTGTCGATTGCGCCGGCTATCTTGTATTTCGGCTGTACCTTGCTCTATGTTCATCTGATGGCCTGTAAGCTCGGCCTGAAAGGGATGGATAAAGTGGCCCAGCTTCAAGTGGTGATGAAGCAGGGCTGGCACTTTATTGTTCCTCTAATACTGATCACCACGTTGTTGCTGATGAGCTACTCACCTGTGCTGGTCGGTATTGCGGGCTGTAGTGCTATTTTGGTCGCTGCAATGTGTCGCAAGCACAGCCGTATCAGTATCCGCCTGTTCTTTAAAGGAATGAAAGAAGGGGCGCTGCTGGCATTGCCGATATCGGTCGCCTGTGCCACAGCGGGTATCGTGGTCGGGGTCGTCGGTCAGACGGGTATCGGTTTGCAATTTACCCAGTTCCTGATGGCGCTATCCGGTGGTTACCTGTGGTCGGTGATGGCACTAATTGCCGTGGCTGCGGTTATTCTTGGGATGGGCTTACCGGTAACGGCCGCATACATTGTACTGTCAATCATGGCCGTGCCAGCTTTGACTGAGCTGGGCTTGAGCATTCTGGCTGCGCACATGATTGTGTTCTGGTTGTCGCAAACCTCGAATGTTACTCCGCCAATTGCCTTGGCGGCCTTCGCCGGCGCCGGGGTTGCCGGGGCGTCACCGATGCAGTCTGCGGTCCAGGCGTTCAAGCTGGCCCAAGGTTTCTTCTTGATCCCGCTGATGATGGCTTTCTCGCCGCTTATCTACGATGGGGAAAACCTAATGGGCTTCATATTTGCGATTGTCACTACCATCGCTTTGATTGTTGCCTTTGCCGGCGCGATCGAAGGACGACTCATTAAGCCGTTGTCTATGGCTGCACGTGCAGTGCTTCTAGCGGTGCCATTTGCCCTAATTTTCAGTGGCCTCACTATCAAGCTTGCGGCTGTTGCCGTTGTGGTGGTGATTACATCGTTGAATGCTTATCGCGGAAGGGAAAGCAGCGCAACAGCCGCTTGATGCCTTTGGCTTAGAATAGAAACCACGACCAATCAAACAGGGGAGCCAAACCGCTCCCCTTCTTTTTTTAAACACTTCACAAGCCTTCAGCAGAGTTGGTATCTGCGCTCAGGCCTGCCGACACTACCGTAAGACACTTCGGCACTCAGTTCGTCCGTGCTGACCAAATATTCGAGATAGCGCCTGGCGGTTGTCCTGCTGGCCCCAATCTGCTGTCCGACTTCTTCCGCATTGAGCAGGACTGCCGGGCCATAGAATACGGCACGGATTTTATCGAGGGTTAACCCATCAATCCCTTTGGGTAGACGTCCTGCTACGTTGTTAGCAACATTGGCCGGTGAGTGGTTATTGTCCGGTGAGGCTTGCAATAAGCCATCAACGTCACTTTGGAGCAGTGAGTCAATATCGGAAAACCGCTCAAGGTGACCACGAAACTTTAACAGAGAAGCCTGCAGTCTCTCAAAGACTAAGGGTTTTAGGATGTAGTCGAAAATGCCACTGTGCATCGCCTGGCGCAGGGTATCGACTTCGGTGGCAGCGGTCACCAGGATGACGTCGGTGTTGCAGCCCCCAGCCCGTAACTCCCTGAGCAACGCCAGGCCGGTACCTGTCGGGAATTGGTTGTCAAGCAGTACCAACTCCGGTTTGAGGACTTCAATGAGGTCGCGGGCTTCGTCAATGCCATGGGCAATGCCTATCACCTCGAAGCCATCGATACGTTCAATGAAGCGCCGTTGGATTTCTGCAATCTGAGGGTCATCTTCAGCGATGACAATGCGAATAGTGGTGGTCATGATTGCACCTCCGTGTGCTTCGTTGAATCATTGTTCTTGGTTGCGTTGCTCTGGTTATTGGGGGTTATCTGTTTGGGGAGATATAAGGTAAATCGACTGCCGCTGGGTGCTGCCTCAGAGGTAATCGACTCCACGGTAATGAGTCCCCCTAGGTGATCCGTCAGGCTTTTTACTAAATCTAACCCGATACCGTGCCCTTGCGCAGCTTTGGTCGTGTAGCCGCGGGTAAAGATTTTGTCCTGATCTTCCCGGGTGATCCCGGGCCCCTGGTCTTCCACCTCGAAAATGAGCTCTTTGCCGAAGTCTGACAGTATCAATGTTACCGTGCCGCCTTTACCTTGATGGGAAAGGCTGGCTTCCAAGGCATTGTCGATCAGGTTACCCAAAATACTGACCAGCTGTTCACGGGGTAGGGCATCAGGCAGCGCAGACATTTGGCTTCCTTGTTCGATAACCAACTCAACCCCCAGCTCCTTGGCTCGGTTGTATTTACCCAGTAGGAACCCTGCGAGAATGCTATCGGAGGTGACTTCCATCAGTTGCTGGATGAACGCTTGGTGGCTTGATGACTCTTGGCCGATAACCGCCAGCGCCTCGTCTTTGGCATCGATTTGGATCAGCCCGGCAATCGTGTGGAGCTTGTTGTTGTACTCATGGGATTGGCTGCGCAAGCTCTCGGCATACTGTTTGATGCGGGTAAGTTTACGGCTGACCAGATCAACCTCGTTTTTTAACCTGAAACTAGAGACCACACCAGTGATCTGATCGCCTTGGATCAGCGGGATCCGGTTGGCGATTAGCAGGTGGTTGTGTAACCAAATTTCCTGGTCATATTGGGGGGTGCCCTGTTCCAGTACATCGAGCATGCCGCTGTCAGGCAATACTGCTTGAATGGGCTTGCCGATATAGCTGTCGCTCTCTGGTAGCTCCAGTGTTTGGATTGCCGCATGGTTGAAGGTGGTGATTTTTCCTTCATGGTTGATGGCTACAATTCCTTCCCGCACGGTTTCAAGGGTCGCATTCCTTTCTTGGAACATGCGGCCGATTTGCTCGGGCTCCAAGTTGAAAATGGCTTTTTTGAAATGGGAGGCAAACCAGACGGCGGTAAACACACTGAAAAGGAAAGCGCCGCCGATAGCGAACAACATGCTGAGGCGGTGGTTGCTCACCAGTCGGTCGACGGTATCGAGCATATAACCCACAGAGACAATACCGATAACCTTGGTGCCTGCCGCATTGAACACCGGCGCTTTGCCCCGCATTGACCAGCCGATACTCCCCAGAGCTTTGGATACATAGGGTTTACCATGCACAAGGGCGGGCGCATTGGTATCGCCATCGTCATCGGCCATAGAATTGCCAATCATATGGGGAAAAGGGTGGGCCAGGCGAATGCCGTCTTTATCGCCAAAAACGACAAAACGTGCTTCGGCCGAGTGGGCGAGTTTGTAACTTAAAGGTTGCAAAAAGTCAGAGTCTCCGGCTTCAACGGCACGGATCACATCCGGCGATGCCGCAATCGCCAATGCCACCCGCATGGCTTGCTGGCCGATCTGCTCATCCAACACATTATCGAGATAGCGGATAGCAAAATGGCCTAACATGCCGGTTTGCAATACGGCAATGAGCCCTAAAATCAATATCATACGCCACTTTAACCGGAGGTGGCGTAACGACAGCATATGTAACATGAAGCGGGTGATTCCTTTCACCGTTAATGATGTAACGACTTTACCTGTTTTTGTGCCGGTATGCTGTGAACAATATGAACAAAATGATAAATAAAGACGTTATTCACATTAATTTTACAATCTTTGGTTTGCTCAGTTGTTGCCTTACCTTTGTGTTGAAGGATAAAAACAACACTCAACGAGGAAAGAGCTATGCTGACTCAATTTATTACCCGCAACCGTGTAACCCTACTGGCGACGTTGATGGCTTCTGCAATGAGCATTGGCTCGGTGCAGGCGAAAGTCGACGAAATCCACTTCTTGGTACCCGGTGGTGCCGGTGGTGGCTGGGATAGCACCGCACGTGGTACCGGTGAAGCACTCTCGAAATCCGAATTGGTCGACAAAGTGTCTTATGAAAACATGTCTGGTGGTGGTGGCGGTAAAGCGATTGCTTATCTGATCAAAACGGCGGAACAGTCACAAGATACCTTGATGGTGAATTCTACCCCTATTGTTATCCGCTCCCTTTCGAAAGTTTTCCCTCAGTCATTCCGTGACCTGACCCCTGTTGCTGCCACTATTGGTGACTATGCGGCTTTTGTCGTGGCCAAAGACTCACCTTATCAGTCTTTCAATGAACTTGCAGAAGCCTATAAGAAAAACCCGCGCTCGGTCTCTGTCGCAGGCGGCTCTTCGCGCGGTGGGATGGATCACCTTGTAGCCGCTTTGGCTTTCAAAGCGGCGGGTGGTGAGCCTCGCCGAGTGAAATACCTTGCCTATGATGCAGGTGGTAAAGCCATGGCTGGATTGCTATCGGGTGAAACTCAGGTGCTATCAACGGGGTTGAGTGAAGCGCTGAGCCTTGCCGAGGCGGGTGAAGTGCGCATTCTGGCTATGACAGGTGAAACTCGCTCATCGGCAGCTCCGAATGTCCCTACGTTGAAAGAGCTGGGTTATGACGCAAGCTTTGTAAACTGGCGTGGTTTCTTCGCAGCGCCGGGGATCAGCGATGAGCAGGCTGACGAGTTCGCCAGCGTGCTGGAGAAAATGTACCAGACCAATGAGTGGACGACAGTCCGAGACCGTTACGGCTGGACGGAAATCTACAAGCCGCGCAAAGAGTTCGAAGCCTTTTTGCAAGAGCAGGAAAAAGAGATGGGTAACCTAATGAAAGAGCTTGGCTTTTTGAATTAGATTTCTGTACAAGCCACTCTAACAATGCCAAACGCAGGGCAGGTGAGGTGCCTGCTCTGCCCATTCTTTAAGCGAAAGATTCCAAATACTATTAATCAGGGGATAGACCCATGACGCTTACCAAAGATCACATCGGCGGGCTGATCTTCTTATGCTTTTCCGTTGCCTACGGCTATTACACCACTCAAATACCTCTGTTTCCCGGTGACGAATACGAACCCTTCCACGCCAAGTCGATGCCGACCATGTTGGCCATGCTGGGGGGTGCATTATCGCTGCTGCAGTTGGTCGCGGCACATCGAAAAACGCAAGTGAAAGCCTCAGACATGTTGTCCCTAGTTGGGCTGGATTTCAAAATTATCAGCAAGCTGCTGGTTTTGATGGTGTTATTTGCCATCGCTCTGGAATGGGTAGGTTTTCTGCTTTCTACCGTGTTCTTCTTGGCCTGTGGTTATTGGCTTCTGGGTGAGCGTCGCCCGAAAACCCTGCTACTGGCATCGGTACCGTTTGCTAGTGGGTTTTGGTACGTCCTGACCCAGTTGCTGGATATTTACTTAGCGCCTGGCCGAATTTGGGCATTGATCTAAAAGGGAGAAACACCATGTTTGATGGAATGATGTCAGGACTGACAACGGCATTTATGCCATTTAATTTGCTGATGGTGGTGGTTGGTTGTTTTGCCGGTACCTTTATTGGCATGCTTCCGGGGCTAGGGCCGATTTCTGCCATTGCCTTGATGATCCCTATTACTTACGGCCTTGATCCTTCATCAGGCATTATCCTGATGGCCGGTGTGTATTACGGGGCTATCTTTGGCGGCTCGACTTCTTCGATTTTGATCAATGCGCCGGGTTGTGCCAGTACCGTGGTTACCGCTTTTGATGGCTACCCGATGGCGCAGCGCAAACAGGCAGGCAAAGCGCTGGCGCTGGCGGCATACTCTTCATTTACCGGCGGTACGATAGGGGCGATTATCCTGTTGTTTGCCGCACCTGCGCTGGCCAAGGTGTCGCTGAGTTTTCAATCATCGGATTATTTTGCCTTGATGATATTGGGCCTGACTGCCGTAGCCGCTTTTTCCGGTAAAGGGCAGGTACTCAAAGCGCTGATGATGACAGTCTTCGGCCTGATGATTGCCACCGTAGGTAACGATGTGATGTCGGGGATCCCGCGTTTTACCTTCGATAATGTTAACCTGATAGATGGCATTAGCTTCTTGTTGCTGGCGATGGCCACTTTTGCCCTAACTGAAGTGATCATGACGGTATTGCGCGGCGAGCATCAAGAAAAAGAGCCGCAGATGGACATGGACTCTTTGGGCAGCATGAAGCTGAATAAGGAGGAAGTAAAGCATGTCGCACCGACAGTTGGCCGTTCATCGGTGTTCGGGTTCTTGGTGGGTGTATTACCGGGTGCTGGTGCCACCATCGCCTCGTTCCTAAGCTACGGTATGGAACGAAACCTTGCTAGCAAAGAAGAAAAAGCCAAATTCGGTAAAGGTGCATTGCGTGGTTTGGCCGCGCCGGAATCTGCCAACAATGCGGCTTCAACAGGCTCTTTTGTACCGCTGCTTACACTGGGTATTCCTGGTTCAGGCACTACGGCAATCATGCTGGGCGCATTGATTGCCTATGGTATTCAGCCGGGGCCGCGTCTTTTTGTCGATAACCCTGATGTGTTCTGGTCGGTGATTATCTCGATGTATTTCGGTAACTTGGTTCTGCTTATTCTGAACCTACCGTTGATCCCGTATATCTCGCGTTTGTTGGTGATCCCAAGGCCAATCTTGATCCCATTGATCTTGTTCTTCTCTATCACAGGTGTCTATCTGGTGAGCTTTAATACCTTCGACATTCATATGATGGTGATCATTACGATCATAGCCACTTTCTTGAAGCTGCTTAACTTCCCGATGGCACCTATGCTGCTGGGCTTCATTCTTGGCGAAATACTCGAGAAGAACTTGAGCCGATCACTGACATTATCTGATGGCAGCTATGCCTTCTTGTGGGAGCGCCCACTGACCCTGTCCATCATGATTTGTGCCGTGCTGGCTTTGATGATGCCTGTGGTCAGTAACGTGTTAGATGCACGAAAAGCCAAGCGATCTCAAATGGATGAAGCTGCTGCTGCGCCTGAACAGCAATAACTAACGGTTTTAAGAAAAATAACAATGACAACGATGGAGTCGAAGGATGCTGACACCACTAAACCAATACCGAGTGCTGGATCTCACCAATGTGCTAGCGGGGCCATTCTGTGGTCATCAGCTAGCCCACTTGGGGGCTGAAGTCATCAAGGTCGAAGTGCCGAAAAGTGGCGACTTAGCCCGCCAGTTAGGAGCCTCTCCAACACTCAACAAGGCCGGTATGGGGATTTCCTTTCTCGCTCAGAATGTGGGTAAACAGTCGGTTACATTGAATTTGAAAACCGATGAGGGTAAATCCCTGTTCGAGCGACTGGTGAAAACGGCGGATGTGGTGATTGAAAATTTCCGCCCTGGTGTGATGGACAGGTTAGGTCTGGGCTATCAAGAGTTAAAGGCAGTGAACCCTAATATCATCTACTGCGCGATTTCGGGGTATGGCGCTGATGGCCCGATGCGCCATTTGCCAGCATACGATCAGATTATCCAGGGTATGTCCGGGGTGATGAGTATTACCGGCGCGCCAGAAAATGCCCCTTATCGGGTTGGCTATCCGATAGCCGATACCATAGGCGGCATGACCGCAGCGTTTGCAATCTGTGCCGCGCTGGCAGGCAGGGAGGCTTCGGGCGAAGGTTCATTTATTGATGTATCCATGCTGGAATCGACGTTGACCACTATGGGATGGGCGGTGTCCAACTACTTGGTGGCCGACAAAGCGCCGCAGCCTCTTGGCAATAACAATGTCACTGCGAGTCCTTCAGGCACCTTTAAAACCGGTGAGGGCTTGTTGAATATTGCGGCCAACAAACAGGAGCAGTTCGAAGCCTTGTGCCAGCTTATCGGGCGGGATGATTTGATCACCGATCCCCGTTTTGCCGAGCGGCAGGCGAGGCTGGAAAACCGGGAATTACTGACCGGTCATATCGAAGCGGCTTTTGCGGTTAAACCAGCAAAAGAGTGGGAATCTGAGCTTAATCATATTGGTGTGCCTGCTGGAAGGGTGCTGAGTGTTCCACAGGCGTTGGATTTACCGCAGGTACAAGGTCGTGACTTTACCGGGTGTTTTGTCGATTCGCCCGGGGTGAATCAAGATGTCCGTTATGTCAGAACTGGCTTCAAACTCGATGGCGAGCGCCCTGCCGTCATGTTACCGCCCCCTCTGCTGGGTGAACACACCGAACCGTGGTTGACTGCATTGGGCTTAAGTAAGGAAGAAATTGTGCTATTACAGGAGCAGGGGGCAATATGAGTATCGAAAGACCTGAGCATGGGATTGGGCGTGATGTTAGCGACTGGTGGAAGACGTCTATCATCGAAATGTCGCCGGGCGAGATTCGCTATTATGGCTACCCGATAGAGGAGCTTATCGGCAATGTCAGCTTTGCCCAGATGATCTGGCTGATGGTAAGAGGCGATCTGCCATCGCCTTCACAGGCAAAACTGCTCGATGCTGCGCTGATGTCTGCTGTTGATCACGGCCCTCAAGCC
It contains:
- a CDS encoding L-carnitine dehydratase/bile acid-inducible protein F (COG1804), whose protein sequence is MLTPLNQYRVLDLTNVLAGPFCGHQLAHLGAEVIKVEVPKSGDLARQLGASPTLNKAGMGISFLAQNVGKQSVTLNLKTDEGKSLFERLVKTADVVIENFRPGVMDRLGLGYQELKAVNPNIIYCAISGYGADGPMRHLPAYDQIIQGMSGVMSITGAPENAPYRVGYPIADTIGGMTAAFAICAALAGREASGEGSFIDVSMLESTLTTMGWAVSNYLVADKAPQPLGNNNVTASPSGTFKTGEGLLNIAANKQEQFEALCQLIGRDDLITDPRFAERQARLENRELLTGHIEAAFAVKPAKEWESELNHIGVPAGRVLSVPQALDLPQVQGRDFTGCFVDSPGVNQDVRYVRTGFKLDGERPAVMLPPPLLGEHTEPWLTALGLSKEEIVLLQEQGAI
- a CDS encoding signal transduction histidine kinase regulating citrate/malate metabolism (COG3290), translated to MLHMLSLRHLRLKWRMILILGLIAVLQTGMLGHFAIRYLDNVLDEQIGQQAMRVALAIAASPDVIRAVEAGDSDFLQPLSYKLAHSAEARFVVFGDKDGIRLAHPFPHMIGNSMADDDGDTNAPALVHGKPYVSKALGSIGWSMRGKAPVFNAAGTKVIGIVSVGYMLDTVDRLVSNHRLSMLFAIGGAFLFSVFTAVWFASHFKKAIFNLEPEQIGRMFQERNATLETVREGIVAINHEGKITTFNHAAIQTLELPESDSYIGKPIQAVLPDSGMLDVLEQGTPQYDQEIWLHNHLLIANRIPLIQGDQITGVVSSFRLKNEVDLVSRKLTRIKQYAESLRSQSHEYNNKLHTIAGLIQIDAKDEALAVIGQESSSHQAFIQQLMEVTSDSILAGFLLGKYNRAKELGVELVIEQGSQMSALPDALPREQLVSILGNLIDNALEASLSHQGKGGTVTLILSDFGKELIFEVEDQGPGITREDQDKIFTRGYTTKAAQGHGIGLDLVKSLTDHLGGLITVESITSEAAPSGSRFTLYLPKQITPNNQSNATKNNDSTKHTEVQS
- a CDS encoding response regulator receiver/unknown domain-containing protein (COG4565), whose product is MTTTIRIVIAEDDPQIAEIQRRFIERIDGFEVIGIAHGIDEARDLIEVLKPELVLLDNQFPTGTGLALLRELRAGGCNTDVILVTAATEVDTLRQAMHSGIFDYILKPLVFERLQASLLKFRGHLERFSDIDSLLQSDVDGLLQASPDNNHSPANVANNVAGRLPKGIDGLTLDKIRAVFYGPAVLLNAEEVGQQIGASRTTARRYLEYLVSTDELSAEVSYGSVGRPERRYQLC
- a CDS encoding putative tricarboxylic transport TctC (COG3181) — encoded protein: MLTQFITRNRVTLLATLMASAMSIGSVQAKVDEIHFLVPGGAGGGWDSTARGTGEALSKSELVDKVSYENMSGGGGGKAIAYLIKTAEQSQDTLMVNSTPIVIRSLSKVFPQSFRDLTPVAATIGDYAAFVVAKDSPYQSFNELAEAYKKNPRSVSVAGGSSRGGMDHLVAALAFKAAGGEPRRVKYLAYDAGGKAMAGLLSGETQVLSTGLSEALSLAEAGEVRILAMTGETRSSAAPNVPTLKELGYDASFVNWRGFFAAPGISDEQADEFASVLEKMYQTNEWTTVRDRYGWTEIYKPRKEFEAFLQEQEKEMGNLMKELGFLN
- a CDS encoding permease (COG4666), producing the protein MTNSSALNHRVTERLMQLATVAAIALSVFQIWQGVTANLSAPVFRPVHLCWILALVFLVRPLVKEDNRFYLPARLIDLAMVLATLWAAQHIVRFDYDDIGFLLDGLGADDVLAGSISIVTLLEATRRTVGMVMVVIAAIFMAYAMFGDILPASVASKGFALDEIIRFHIYSTNGVFGAPLAIAAGVVFIFVLFGAFLQVTGAGQFFIDAAFAVAGKYRGGPAKASVVASAALGSISGSAIANTVTTGALTIPMMKKLGYKPEQAAGIEAAASTGGQIMPPVMGAGAFVMAQFTGIAYSEILLVSIAPAILYFGCTLLYVHLMACKLGLKGMDKVAQLQVVMKQGWHFIVPLILITTLLLMSYSPVLVGIAGCSAILVAAMCRKHSRISIRLFFKGMKEGALLALPISVACATAGIVVGVVGQTGIGLQFTQFLMALSGGYLWSVMALIAVAAVILGMGLPVTAAYIVLSIMAVPALTELGLSILAAHMIVFWLSQTSNVTPPIALAAFAGAGVAGASPMQSAVQAFKLAQGFFLIPLMMAFSPLIYDGENLMGFIFAIVTTIALIVAFAGAIEGRLIKPLSMAARAVLLAVPFALIFSGLTIKLAAVAVVVVITSLNAYRGRESSATAA
- a CDS encoding integral membrane protein (COG3333); this encodes MFDGMMSGLTTAFMPFNLLMVVVGCFAGTFIGMLPGLGPISAIALMIPITYGLDPSSGIILMAGVYYGAIFGGSTSSILINAPGCASTVVTAFDGYPMAQRKQAGKALALAAYSSFTGGTIGAIILLFAAPALAKVSLSFQSSDYFALMILGLTAVAAFSGKGQVLKALMMTVFGLMIATVGNDVMSGIPRFTFDNVNLIDGISFLLLAMATFALTEVIMTVLRGEHQEKEPQMDMDSLGSMKLNKEEVKHVAPTVGRSSVFGFLVGVLPGAGATIASFLSYGMERNLASKEEKAKFGKGALRGLAAPESANNAASTGSFVPLLTLGIPGSGTTAIMLGALIAYGIQPGPRLFVDNPDVFWSVIISMYFGNLVLLILNLPLIPYISRLLVIPRPILIPLILFFSITGVYLVSFNTFDIHMMVIITIIATFLKLLNFPMAPMLLGFILGEILEKNLSRSLTLSDGSYAFLWERPLTLSIMICAVLALMMPVVSNVLDARKAKRSQMDEAAAAPEQQ